Genomic window (Chitinophaga parva):
TGGGATCAAAGCCGGGACGCAGGTGCTGGCCGGGAGATGAAAGGGCGTAAAACACCAGCAACAGGCATAAAGGAAGTAACTTCATATTTTGAAATTAACTGACTGTACGGGATTTAACAAATTGAATACCGGGTTGCGCAAGTGTGCAATGCTAAACTTGTCTTACATTTAGCCACACAATTTCTAAATCATATGGCCACCAGACTAGAACACGATTTTTTGGGTGAGCGCGCTATCCCACAGGACGTTTATTACGGTATACAAACCCTGCGATCCCTGGAAAACTTTCACATTACCGGCATTCCGCTAAAATCAGAACCGTTATTTGTACAGGCCCTCGGCTATGTAAAGAAAGCCGCAGCCATGGCCAATAAGGAACTGGGCGTGCTGGACGCCGGCATTGCAGATGCCATCATCAGGGCCAGTGACCGTGTGATCGCCGGTGAGTTCAATGACCAGTTCCTGTCTGACCTTATCCAGGGCGGCGCCGGTACTTCGGTAAACATGAACGCGAATGAAGTAATTGCCAACGTAGCCCTGGAAATGATGGGCCACCAAAAGGGTGAATACAAATACTGTCATCCCAACAATCATGTCAATTGCTCGCAATCCACGAACGACGCTTATCCTACGGCGTTCCGCATAGCCATCATCAATAAACTCACGGCTTACACCCAGGCCCTGGGCGACCTGGCAGACGCCTTTGCGGCCAAGGGGGTGGCCTTCCACGGAGTGTTGAAGATGGGCCGTACCCAGCTGCAGGATGCAGTGCCCATGAGCATGGGCGATGAGTTCCACGCCTTTGCTACCAACCTGCGGGAAGAACTGTCCCGCATTGAAGACAGCAAGCGCCTGATCTCCGAGATCAACATGGGCGCTACCGCCATCGGCACCGGGGTAAATGCGCCCGCGGGTTATGCAGATATCGTGACCCGCCACCTGGCCACCATCACGGGCCTTGACCTGAAACTGGCTACTGACCTGATAGAAGCCACCTACGATGCGGGTGCCTATGTACAGCTCTCCGGTGTGTTGAAACGCACAGCTGTAAAGGTCTCCAAGATCTGCAACGACCTGCGCCTGCTTTCTTCCGGCCCCCGCGCCGGTCTCAATGAGATCAACCTGCCGCCTTTGCAACCCGGCTCCTCCATCATGCCCGGCAAAGTGAATCCCGTGATCCCCGAAGTGGTGAACCAGACCGCTTTTTACGTGATCGGCGCAGACCTTACCGTCACCCTGGCTGCGGAAGCCGGCCAGCTCCAGTTAAACGTGATGGAGCCTGTGATCGCCTTCTCGCTTTTCACTGCCATCACTTACATGACCAATGCCTGCGTAACGCTCCGCGAAAAATGCGTGGAAGGCATCACTGCCAACGCAGACCATACCCGCAACATGGTGATGAACAGCATAGGCATTGTTACCCAGCTCAATCCCATCATTGGCTACGAAAAATCCGCCTCCATTGCCCGGGAGGCCCTGCAAACCGGTAAATCCGTGCATGACCTGGTAGTAAAAGAGCAACAACTCATCACCCAGGAAAAGTGGGACGAGATCTTTACGTTTGAGAATATGAGTAAGCCCGTGTTTATAAACAGGTGATCGTACAGCGTACAGCGTACAACGTACAACGTACAGCGTACAACGTACAGCGTACAGCGTACAGCGTACAGCGTACAACGTACAACGTACAGCGTACAACGTACAACGTACAGCGTACAACGTACAACGTACAACGTACAGCGGATAATAAATCGACCCATAAAAGAAAAAAGCAACCCGTTTCCGGGTTGCTTTTTTTATCGTGCGTGATAGTACGTTGTACGCTGTACGCTGTACGTTGTACATTTTTCACAACAACTTCTTCGCCACATCTTCCCAGTCCTGTACGCGCTCGTAGCCTTGCATGTGCACGTTGTGGTGGCCGTGGTAGAGATAGGCTTTGCCTTTGAAGTTACTGAAGTTGCGGGTCAGGTCATCGATCATGAAATCTGTCTGTACAATGCCCTTGTCACCACAAAGGCAGTACTGGCGCCAGGTCAGGAAGGGGAGTTTTTCCTGCAGCCAGTCAAACTTGTCGCGCAGGCTGTTGGGAAATTCCATGGCGGCGGATACGATGTATACCTTGTATTTTTTGTTCAGCTGTTCAATGACTTCCACGGCGTTGGGAAAAGTATCCAGGTCGCGGAAATAACCGGGGGTGTGCAGGTATCGGTGAATGGTGCCTTTCCTGTCTTCCGGGAGGGCTTCCGCCAGCGTGCGGCCGTGCAGCTCTTCCTCCGTAAAGGTTACACCAAAATCGCGGTAATACCATTCCCGGGCTTTCTTCATCGGGTCCGCTATCGTTTCATCCATGTCTATTGCGATGCTGAGCATAAG
Coding sequences:
- the aspA gene encoding aspartate ammonia-lyase, translating into MATRLEHDFLGERAIPQDVYYGIQTLRSLENFHITGIPLKSEPLFVQALGYVKKAAAMANKELGVLDAGIADAIIRASDRVIAGEFNDQFLSDLIQGGAGTSVNMNANEVIANVALEMMGHQKGEYKYCHPNNHVNCSQSTNDAYPTAFRIAIINKLTAYTQALGDLADAFAAKGVAFHGVLKMGRTQLQDAVPMSMGDEFHAFATNLREELSRIEDSKRLISEINMGATAIGTGVNAPAGYADIVTRHLATITGLDLKLATDLIEATYDAGAYVQLSGVLKRTAVKVSKICNDLRLLSSGPRAGLNEINLPPLQPGSSIMPGKVNPVIPEVVNQTAFYVIGADLTVTLAAEAGQLQLNVMEPVIAFSLFTAITYMTNACVTLREKCVEGITANADHTRNMVMNSIGIVTQLNPIIGYEKSASIAREALQTGKSVHDLVVKEQQLITQEKWDEIFTFENMSKPVFINR
- a CDS encoding 5' nucleotidase, NT5C type; amino-acid sequence: MLSIAIDMDETIADPMKKAREWYYRDFGVTFTEEELHGRTLAEALPEDRKGTIHRYLHTPGYFRDLDTFPNAVEVIEQLNKKYKVYIVSAAMEFPNSLRDKFDWLQEKLPFLTWRQYCLCGDKGIVQTDFMIDDLTRNFSNFKGKAYLYHGHHNVHMQGYERVQDWEDVAKKLL